One stretch of Miscanthus floridulus cultivar M001 chromosome 18, ASM1932011v1, whole genome shotgun sequence DNA includes these proteins:
- the LOC136520366 gene encoding LRR receptor-like serine/threonine-protein kinase ER1 isoform X2 — MPVRSSVAMTTTAARALVALLVVAVAVADDGATLVEIKKSFRNVGNVLYDWAGDDYCSWRGVLCDNVTFAVAALNLSGLNLEGEISPSVGSLKSLVSIDLKSNGLSGQIPDEIGDCSSLRTLDFSFNNLDGDIPFSISKLKHLENLILKNNQLIGAIPSTLSQLPNLKILDLAQNKLTGEIPRLIYWNEVLQYLGLRGNRLEGSLSPDMCQLTGLWYFDVKNNSLTGVIPDTIGNCTSFQVLDLSYNRFTGPIPFNIGFLQVATLSLQGNKFTGPIPSVIGLMQALAVLDLSYNQLSGPIPSILGNLTYTEKLYIQGNRLTGSIPPELGNMSTLHYLELNDNQLTGSIPPELGRLTGLFDLNLANNHLEGPIPDNLSSCVNLNSFNAYGNKLNGTIPRSLRKLESMTYLNLSSNLISGSIPIELSRINNLDTLDLSCNMMTGPIPSSIGSLEHLLRLNLSKNGLVGFIPAEFGNLRSVMEIDLSYNHLGDLIPQELEMLQNLMLLKLENNNITGDVSSLLNCFSLNILNVSYNNLAGVVPADNNFTRFSPDSFLGNPGLCGYWLGSSCRSPGHREKPPISKTAIIGVAVGGLVILLMILVAVCRPHRPPAFKDVTVSKPVSNAPPKLVILHMNMALHVYDDIMRMTENLSEKYIIGYGASSTVYKCVLKNCKPVAIKKLYAHYPQSLKEFETELETVGSIKHRNLVSLQGYSLSPVGNLLFYDYMESGSLWDVLHGSSKKKKLDWETRLRIALGAAQGLAYLHHDCSPRIIHRDVKSKNILLDKDYEAHLTDFGIAKSLCVSKTHTSTYVMGTIGYIDPEYARTSRLNEKSDVYSYGIVLLELLTGKKPVDNECNLHHLILSKTASNEVMDTVDPDIGDTCKDLAEVKKLFQLALLCTKRQPSDRPTMHEVVRVLDCLANPDLPPKPSAHQLGQLPQPSLRGTGALSCANSSSTSDAELFLKFGEAISQDME; from the exons ATGCCTGTCCGCAGCTCAGTGGCCATGACGACGACGGCCGCCCGTGCTCTCGTCGCcctcctcgtcgtcgccgtcgccgtcgccgacgaTG GGGCGACGCTGGTGGAGATCAAGAAGTCCTTCCGCAACGTCGGCAACGTACTGTACGATTGGGCCGGCGACGACTACTGCTCCTGGCGCGGCGTCCTGTGCGACAACGTCACATTCGCCGTCGCTGCCCT CAACCTCTCTGGCCTCAACCTTGAGGGCGAGATCTCTCCATCCGTCGGCAGCCTCAAGAGCCTCGTCTCCAT CGATCTGAAGTCAAATGGGCTATCCGGGCAGATCCCTGATGAGATTGGCGATTGTTCATCACTTAGGACGCT GGACTTTTCTTTCAACAACTTGGATGGCGACATACCATTTTCTATATCAAAGCTGAAGCACCTGGAGAACTT GATATTGAAGAACAACCAGCTGATTGGTGCGATCCCATCAACATTGTCACAGCTCCCAAATTTGAAGATTTT GGATTTGGCACAAAACAAACTGACTGGGGAGATACCAAGGCTTATCTACTGGAATGAGGTCCTTCAATATTT GGGCTTGCGGGGCAATCGTTTAGAAGGAAGCCTCTCTCCTGATATGTGCCAGCTGACTGGTCTTTGGTACTT TGATGTGAAGAACAATAGCTTGACTGGGGTGATACCAGACACCATTGGGAACTGTACAAGTTTTCAGGTCTT GGATTTGTCTTACAACCGCTTTACTGGACCGATCCCATTCAACATTGGTTTCCTACAAGTGGCTACACT GTCCTTGCAAGGGAACAAGTTCACTGGTCCAATTCCTTCAGTAATTGGTCTTATGCAGGCTCTCGCTGTTCT AGATCTGAGTTACAACCAATTATCTGGTCCTATACCATCTATACTAGGCAACTTGACATACACTGAGAAGCT GTACATCCAAGGCAATAGGTTAACTGGGTCGATACCACCAGAGTTAGGAAATATGTCAACACTTCATTACCT AGAACTGAACGATAATCAACTTACTGGGTCAATTCCACCAGAACTTGGAAGGCTAACAGGCTTGTTTGACTT GAACCTTGCGAATAACCACCTTGAAGGACCAATTCCTGACAACCTAAGTTCATGTGTGAATCTCAATAGCTT CAATGCTTATGGCAACAAGTTAAATGGGACCATTCCTAGATCGTTGCGGAAACTTGAAAGCATGACCTATTT AAATCTGTCATCAAATTTAATAAGTGGCTCTATTCCTATTGAGCTATCAAGGATCAACAATTTGGACACGTT GGACTTATCCTGTAACATGATGACTGGTCCAATTCCATCATCCATTGGCAGCCTAGAGCATCTATTGAGGCT TAACTTGAGCAAGAATGGTCTAGTTGGATTCATCCCTGCGGAGTTTGGTAATTTGAGGAGTGTCATGGAGAT AGATTTATCCTATAATCACCTTGGTGACCTGATTCCTCAAGAACTTGAAATGCTGCAAAACCTGATGTTGCT AAAACTGGAAAATAACAATATAACTGGCGATGTCTCTTCTCTGTTGAACTGCTTCAGCCTCAATATCTT AAATGTGTCATACAATAATTTGGCTGGTGTTGTCCCTGCTGACAATAACTTCACACGGTTTTCTCCTGACAG CTTTTTAGGTAATCCTGGACTCTGTGGATATTGGCTTGGTTCTTCGTGTCGTTCCCCTGGCCACCGAGAGAAAC CGCCAATCTCAAAGACTGCCATAATTGGTGTTGCTGTGGGTGGACTTGTTATCCTCCTGATGATCTTAGTAGCTGTTTGCAGGCCACACCGTCCACCTGCTTTTAAAGATGTCACTGTAAGCAAGCCAG TGAGCAATGCTCCCCCCAAGCTGGTGATCCTTCATATGAACATGGCCCTTCATGTATACGATGATATAATGAGGATGACTGAGAACTTGAGTGAGAAATATATCATTGGATACGGGGCGTCAAGTACAGTTTATAAATGTGTTCTCAAGAATTGCAAACCAGTGGCAATAAAAAAGCTGTATGCCCACTACCCGCAGAGCCTTAAGGAATTTGAAACCGAGCTCGAGACTGTTGGTAGCATCAAGCATCGGAATCTAGTCAGCCTTCAAGGGTACTCATTATCACCTGTTGGGAACCTCCTCTTTTATGATTATATGGAAAGTGGCAGCTTATGGGATGTTTTACATG GTTCATCCAAGAAGAAAAAACTTGACTGGGAGACTCGCCTACGGATTGCTCTTGGTGCAGCTCAAGGCCTTGCTTACCTTCACCATGACTGCAGTCCACGAATAATTCACCGGGATGTAAAATCAAAGAATATACTCCTTGACAAAGATTATGAGGCCCATCTTACAGACTTTGGCATTGCTAAGAGCTTATGTGTCTCAAAAACTCACACGTCAACCTATGTCATGGGCACTATTGGCTACATTGATCCTGAGTACGCTCGCACTTCCCGTCTCAACGAAAAGTCTGATGTCTACAGCTATGGCATTGTTCTGCTGGAGCTGCTGACTGGCAAGAAGCCAGTGGACAACGAGTGCAATCTCCATCACTTG ATCCTATCGAAGACGGCAAGCAATGAAGTCATGGATACCGTGGACCCTGACATCGGAGACACTTGCAAGGACCTCGCCGAGGTGAAGAAGCTGTTCCAGCTCGCGCTCCTTTGCACCAAGCGGCAACCCTCGGACCGACCGACCATGCACGAGGTGGTGCGCGTCCTGGACTGCCTGGCGAACCCTGATCTGCCGCCAAAGCCGTCCGCGCATCAGCTGGGCCAGCTGCCGCAGCCGTCTCTGCGGGGCACCGGCGCTCTCTCCTGCGCCAACTCGTCCAGCACCTCAGACGCCGAGCTGTTCCTCAAGTTCGGCGAGGCCATCTCGCAGGACATGGAGTAG
- the LOC136520366 gene encoding LRR receptor-like serine/threonine-protein kinase ER1 isoform X3 produces MPVRSSVAMTTTAARALVALLVVAVAVADDGATLVEIKKSFRNVGNVLYDWAGDDYCSWRGVLCDNVTFAVAALNLSGLNLEGEISPSVGSLKSLVSIDLKSNGLSGQIPDEIGDCSSLRTLDFSFNNLDGDIPFSISKLKHLENLILKNNQLIGAIPSTLSQLPNLKILDLAQNKLTGEIPRLIYWNEVLQYLGLRGNRLEGSLSPDMCQLTGLWYFDVKNNSLTGVIPDTIGNCTSFQVLDLSYNRFTGPIPFNIGFLQVATLSLQGNKFTGPIPSVIGLMQALAVLDLSYNQLSGPIPSILGNLTYTEKLYIQGNRLTGSIPPELGNMSTLHYLELNDNQLTGSIPPELGRLTGLFDLNLANNHLEGPIPDNLSSCVNLNSFNAYGNKLNGTIPRSLRKLESMTYLNLSSNLISGSIPIELSRINNLDTLDLSCNMMTGPIPSSIGSLEHLLRLNLSKNGLVGFIPAEFGNLRSVMEIDLSYNHLGDLIPQELEMLQNLMLLNVSYNNLAGVVPADNNFTRFSPDSFLGNPGLCGYWLGSSCRSPGHREKPPISKTAIIGVAVGGLVILLMILVAVCRPHRPPAFKDVTVSKPVSNAPPKLVILHMNMALHVYDDIMRMTENLSEKYIIGYGASSTVYKCVLKNCKPVAIKKLYAHYPQSLKEFETELETVGSIKHRNLVSLQGYSLSPVGNLLFYDYMESGSLWDVLHEGSSKKKKLDWETRLRIALGAAQGLAYLHHDCSPRIIHRDVKSKNILLDKDYEAHLTDFGIAKSLCVSKTHTSTYVMGTIGYIDPEYARTSRLNEKSDVYSYGIVLLELLTGKKPVDNECNLHHLILSKTASNEVMDTVDPDIGDTCKDLAEVKKLFQLALLCTKRQPSDRPTMHEVVRVLDCLANPDLPPKPSAHQLGQLPQPSLRGTGALSCANSSSTSDAELFLKFGEAISQDME; encoded by the exons ATGCCTGTCCGCAGCTCAGTGGCCATGACGACGACGGCCGCCCGTGCTCTCGTCGCcctcctcgtcgtcgccgtcgccgtcgccgacgaTG GGGCGACGCTGGTGGAGATCAAGAAGTCCTTCCGCAACGTCGGCAACGTACTGTACGATTGGGCCGGCGACGACTACTGCTCCTGGCGCGGCGTCCTGTGCGACAACGTCACATTCGCCGTCGCTGCCCT CAACCTCTCTGGCCTCAACCTTGAGGGCGAGATCTCTCCATCCGTCGGCAGCCTCAAGAGCCTCGTCTCCAT CGATCTGAAGTCAAATGGGCTATCCGGGCAGATCCCTGATGAGATTGGCGATTGTTCATCACTTAGGACGCT GGACTTTTCTTTCAACAACTTGGATGGCGACATACCATTTTCTATATCAAAGCTGAAGCACCTGGAGAACTT GATATTGAAGAACAACCAGCTGATTGGTGCGATCCCATCAACATTGTCACAGCTCCCAAATTTGAAGATTTT GGATTTGGCACAAAACAAACTGACTGGGGAGATACCAAGGCTTATCTACTGGAATGAGGTCCTTCAATATTT GGGCTTGCGGGGCAATCGTTTAGAAGGAAGCCTCTCTCCTGATATGTGCCAGCTGACTGGTCTTTGGTACTT TGATGTGAAGAACAATAGCTTGACTGGGGTGATACCAGACACCATTGGGAACTGTACAAGTTTTCAGGTCTT GGATTTGTCTTACAACCGCTTTACTGGACCGATCCCATTCAACATTGGTTTCCTACAAGTGGCTACACT GTCCTTGCAAGGGAACAAGTTCACTGGTCCAATTCCTTCAGTAATTGGTCTTATGCAGGCTCTCGCTGTTCT AGATCTGAGTTACAACCAATTATCTGGTCCTATACCATCTATACTAGGCAACTTGACATACACTGAGAAGCT GTACATCCAAGGCAATAGGTTAACTGGGTCGATACCACCAGAGTTAGGAAATATGTCAACACTTCATTACCT AGAACTGAACGATAATCAACTTACTGGGTCAATTCCACCAGAACTTGGAAGGCTAACAGGCTTGTTTGACTT GAACCTTGCGAATAACCACCTTGAAGGACCAATTCCTGACAACCTAAGTTCATGTGTGAATCTCAATAGCTT CAATGCTTATGGCAACAAGTTAAATGGGACCATTCCTAGATCGTTGCGGAAACTTGAAAGCATGACCTATTT AAATCTGTCATCAAATTTAATAAGTGGCTCTATTCCTATTGAGCTATCAAGGATCAACAATTTGGACACGTT GGACTTATCCTGTAACATGATGACTGGTCCAATTCCATCATCCATTGGCAGCCTAGAGCATCTATTGAGGCT TAACTTGAGCAAGAATGGTCTAGTTGGATTCATCCCTGCGGAGTTTGGTAATTTGAGGAGTGTCATGGAGAT AGATTTATCCTATAATCACCTTGGTGACCTGATTCCTCAAGAACTTGAAATGCTGCAAAACCTGATGTTGCT AAATGTGTCATACAATAATTTGGCTGGTGTTGTCCCTGCTGACAATAACTTCACACGGTTTTCTCCTGACAG CTTTTTAGGTAATCCTGGACTCTGTGGATATTGGCTTGGTTCTTCGTGTCGTTCCCCTGGCCACCGAGAGAAAC CGCCAATCTCAAAGACTGCCATAATTGGTGTTGCTGTGGGTGGACTTGTTATCCTCCTGATGATCTTAGTAGCTGTTTGCAGGCCACACCGTCCACCTGCTTTTAAAGATGTCACTGTAAGCAAGCCAG TGAGCAATGCTCCCCCCAAGCTGGTGATCCTTCATATGAACATGGCCCTTCATGTATACGATGATATAATGAGGATGACTGAGAACTTGAGTGAGAAATATATCATTGGATACGGGGCGTCAAGTACAGTTTATAAATGTGTTCTCAAGAATTGCAAACCAGTGGCAATAAAAAAGCTGTATGCCCACTACCCGCAGAGCCTTAAGGAATTTGAAACCGAGCTCGAGACTGTTGGTAGCATCAAGCATCGGAATCTAGTCAGCCTTCAAGGGTACTCATTATCACCTGTTGGGAACCTCCTCTTTTATGATTATATGGAAAGTGGCAGCTTATGGGATGTTTTACATG AAGGTTCATCCAAGAAGAAAAAACTTGACTGGGAGACTCGCCTACGGATTGCTCTTGGTGCAGCTCAAGGCCTTGCTTACCTTCACCATGACTGCAGTCCACGAATAATTCACCGGGATGTAAAATCAAAGAATATACTCCTTGACAAAGATTATGAGGCCCATCTTACAGACTTTGGCATTGCTAAGAGCTTATGTGTCTCAAAAACTCACACGTCAACCTATGTCATGGGCACTATTGGCTACATTGATCCTGAGTACGCTCGCACTTCCCGTCTCAACGAAAAGTCTGATGTCTACAGCTATGGCATTGTTCTGCTGGAGCTGCTGACTGGCAAGAAGCCAGTGGACAACGAGTGCAATCTCCATCACTTG ATCCTATCGAAGACGGCAAGCAATGAAGTCATGGATACCGTGGACCCTGACATCGGAGACACTTGCAAGGACCTCGCCGAGGTGAAGAAGCTGTTCCAGCTCGCGCTCCTTTGCACCAAGCGGCAACCCTCGGACCGACCGACCATGCACGAGGTGGTGCGCGTCCTGGACTGCCTGGCGAACCCTGATCTGCCGCCAAAGCCGTCCGCGCATCAGCTGGGCCAGCTGCCGCAGCCGTCTCTGCGGGGCACCGGCGCTCTCTCCTGCGCCAACTCGTCCAGCACCTCAGACGCCGAGCTGTTCCTCAAGTTCGGCGAGGCCATCTCGCAGGACATGGAGTAG
- the LOC136520366 gene encoding LRR receptor-like serine/threonine-protein kinase ER1 isoform X1 — MPVRSSVAMTTTAARALVALLVVAVAVADDGATLVEIKKSFRNVGNVLYDWAGDDYCSWRGVLCDNVTFAVAALNLSGLNLEGEISPSVGSLKSLVSIDLKSNGLSGQIPDEIGDCSSLRTLDFSFNNLDGDIPFSISKLKHLENLILKNNQLIGAIPSTLSQLPNLKILDLAQNKLTGEIPRLIYWNEVLQYLGLRGNRLEGSLSPDMCQLTGLWYFDVKNNSLTGVIPDTIGNCTSFQVLDLSYNRFTGPIPFNIGFLQVATLSLQGNKFTGPIPSVIGLMQALAVLDLSYNQLSGPIPSILGNLTYTEKLYIQGNRLTGSIPPELGNMSTLHYLELNDNQLTGSIPPELGRLTGLFDLNLANNHLEGPIPDNLSSCVNLNSFNAYGNKLNGTIPRSLRKLESMTYLNLSSNLISGSIPIELSRINNLDTLDLSCNMMTGPIPSSIGSLEHLLRLNLSKNGLVGFIPAEFGNLRSVMEIDLSYNHLGDLIPQELEMLQNLMLLKLENNNITGDVSSLLNCFSLNILNVSYNNLAGVVPADNNFTRFSPDSFLGNPGLCGYWLGSSCRSPGHREKPPISKTAIIGVAVGGLVILLMILVAVCRPHRPPAFKDVTVSKPVSNAPPKLVILHMNMALHVYDDIMRMTENLSEKYIIGYGASSTVYKCVLKNCKPVAIKKLYAHYPQSLKEFETELETVGSIKHRNLVSLQGYSLSPVGNLLFYDYMESGSLWDVLHEGSSKKKKLDWETRLRIALGAAQGLAYLHHDCSPRIIHRDVKSKNILLDKDYEAHLTDFGIAKSLCVSKTHTSTYVMGTIGYIDPEYARTSRLNEKSDVYSYGIVLLELLTGKKPVDNECNLHHLILSKTASNEVMDTVDPDIGDTCKDLAEVKKLFQLALLCTKRQPSDRPTMHEVVRVLDCLANPDLPPKPSAHQLGQLPQPSLRGTGALSCANSSSTSDAELFLKFGEAISQDME; from the exons ATGCCTGTCCGCAGCTCAGTGGCCATGACGACGACGGCCGCCCGTGCTCTCGTCGCcctcctcgtcgtcgccgtcgccgtcgccgacgaTG GGGCGACGCTGGTGGAGATCAAGAAGTCCTTCCGCAACGTCGGCAACGTACTGTACGATTGGGCCGGCGACGACTACTGCTCCTGGCGCGGCGTCCTGTGCGACAACGTCACATTCGCCGTCGCTGCCCT CAACCTCTCTGGCCTCAACCTTGAGGGCGAGATCTCTCCATCCGTCGGCAGCCTCAAGAGCCTCGTCTCCAT CGATCTGAAGTCAAATGGGCTATCCGGGCAGATCCCTGATGAGATTGGCGATTGTTCATCACTTAGGACGCT GGACTTTTCTTTCAACAACTTGGATGGCGACATACCATTTTCTATATCAAAGCTGAAGCACCTGGAGAACTT GATATTGAAGAACAACCAGCTGATTGGTGCGATCCCATCAACATTGTCACAGCTCCCAAATTTGAAGATTTT GGATTTGGCACAAAACAAACTGACTGGGGAGATACCAAGGCTTATCTACTGGAATGAGGTCCTTCAATATTT GGGCTTGCGGGGCAATCGTTTAGAAGGAAGCCTCTCTCCTGATATGTGCCAGCTGACTGGTCTTTGGTACTT TGATGTGAAGAACAATAGCTTGACTGGGGTGATACCAGACACCATTGGGAACTGTACAAGTTTTCAGGTCTT GGATTTGTCTTACAACCGCTTTACTGGACCGATCCCATTCAACATTGGTTTCCTACAAGTGGCTACACT GTCCTTGCAAGGGAACAAGTTCACTGGTCCAATTCCTTCAGTAATTGGTCTTATGCAGGCTCTCGCTGTTCT AGATCTGAGTTACAACCAATTATCTGGTCCTATACCATCTATACTAGGCAACTTGACATACACTGAGAAGCT GTACATCCAAGGCAATAGGTTAACTGGGTCGATACCACCAGAGTTAGGAAATATGTCAACACTTCATTACCT AGAACTGAACGATAATCAACTTACTGGGTCAATTCCACCAGAACTTGGAAGGCTAACAGGCTTGTTTGACTT GAACCTTGCGAATAACCACCTTGAAGGACCAATTCCTGACAACCTAAGTTCATGTGTGAATCTCAATAGCTT CAATGCTTATGGCAACAAGTTAAATGGGACCATTCCTAGATCGTTGCGGAAACTTGAAAGCATGACCTATTT AAATCTGTCATCAAATTTAATAAGTGGCTCTATTCCTATTGAGCTATCAAGGATCAACAATTTGGACACGTT GGACTTATCCTGTAACATGATGACTGGTCCAATTCCATCATCCATTGGCAGCCTAGAGCATCTATTGAGGCT TAACTTGAGCAAGAATGGTCTAGTTGGATTCATCCCTGCGGAGTTTGGTAATTTGAGGAGTGTCATGGAGAT AGATTTATCCTATAATCACCTTGGTGACCTGATTCCTCAAGAACTTGAAATGCTGCAAAACCTGATGTTGCT AAAACTGGAAAATAACAATATAACTGGCGATGTCTCTTCTCTGTTGAACTGCTTCAGCCTCAATATCTT AAATGTGTCATACAATAATTTGGCTGGTGTTGTCCCTGCTGACAATAACTTCACACGGTTTTCTCCTGACAG CTTTTTAGGTAATCCTGGACTCTGTGGATATTGGCTTGGTTCTTCGTGTCGTTCCCCTGGCCACCGAGAGAAAC CGCCAATCTCAAAGACTGCCATAATTGGTGTTGCTGTGGGTGGACTTGTTATCCTCCTGATGATCTTAGTAGCTGTTTGCAGGCCACACCGTCCACCTGCTTTTAAAGATGTCACTGTAAGCAAGCCAG TGAGCAATGCTCCCCCCAAGCTGGTGATCCTTCATATGAACATGGCCCTTCATGTATACGATGATATAATGAGGATGACTGAGAACTTGAGTGAGAAATATATCATTGGATACGGGGCGTCAAGTACAGTTTATAAATGTGTTCTCAAGAATTGCAAACCAGTGGCAATAAAAAAGCTGTATGCCCACTACCCGCAGAGCCTTAAGGAATTTGAAACCGAGCTCGAGACTGTTGGTAGCATCAAGCATCGGAATCTAGTCAGCCTTCAAGGGTACTCATTATCACCTGTTGGGAACCTCCTCTTTTATGATTATATGGAAAGTGGCAGCTTATGGGATGTTTTACATG AAGGTTCATCCAAGAAGAAAAAACTTGACTGGGAGACTCGCCTACGGATTGCTCTTGGTGCAGCTCAAGGCCTTGCTTACCTTCACCATGACTGCAGTCCACGAATAATTCACCGGGATGTAAAATCAAAGAATATACTCCTTGACAAAGATTATGAGGCCCATCTTACAGACTTTGGCATTGCTAAGAGCTTATGTGTCTCAAAAACTCACACGTCAACCTATGTCATGGGCACTATTGGCTACATTGATCCTGAGTACGCTCGCACTTCCCGTCTCAACGAAAAGTCTGATGTCTACAGCTATGGCATTGTTCTGCTGGAGCTGCTGACTGGCAAGAAGCCAGTGGACAACGAGTGCAATCTCCATCACTTG ATCCTATCGAAGACGGCAAGCAATGAAGTCATGGATACCGTGGACCCTGACATCGGAGACACTTGCAAGGACCTCGCCGAGGTGAAGAAGCTGTTCCAGCTCGCGCTCCTTTGCACCAAGCGGCAACCCTCGGACCGACCGACCATGCACGAGGTGGTGCGCGTCCTGGACTGCCTGGCGAACCCTGATCTGCCGCCAAAGCCGTCCGCGCATCAGCTGGGCCAGCTGCCGCAGCCGTCTCTGCGGGGCACCGGCGCTCTCTCCTGCGCCAACTCGTCCAGCACCTCAGACGCCGAGCTGTTCCTCAAGTTCGGCGAGGCCATCTCGCAGGACATGGAGTAG